CACCACGATGCTACCTAGATCCAAATTTCTCCTCGGGCGACTTCCACACAATATCCACCGACGTGCACATTGACCACCTTGTCACCGGACTTTTCTGCGCGCACATAAATGCGACTCGGACGGTGCACTTCGATTCCCTGCTCGATGATAGCTGTCTCTCCGCGCTCAATGACTCCGTGCGCTGCCATCCACGCAGCGCAACATCCCGCAGCAGAGCCGGTAGCCGGATCGTCGCCGTTATAAAAGGGCATGCGCGCGTGCAGCTTTGACTGCGGATCCACTGTCTCAGCCGTGACGAAGTAGAAAAACTTTCCATCGCTACGTTCAAGGTACTCGGCCAAGTTACTCCACGGCCCAGCCTTGCGGATCGCTTGCAATGAAATAACCGGCACGATGATGAAGGGAAGACCGGTCGAGAATGTCTGCACCGGAAGATGCGGTGTTATTTCATCGAGCGCGAGACCGGCAGCGCGTGCGACTTCTTCTTTGTTGTGTACCAGGCCTGCTTCAGCATCGCGTTGCCGCATCTCGCCAAAAGATTTCCCGGGGTCTTCCTCGCGAAAGCGCACGGGAATTTTTCCAACTTTCAGATCGAGCCAGATCTCCTTGCTTCCGCCGAAACGATGCAAATAGTAAGCGGTACCCAAGGTTGGGTGCCCGGCGAACGGAAGCTCCTCCTGAACAGTGAAAATACGTACTCGGGTCCCCTCTCGGCGCTCTTCCTCAGCCTCGCGAGGCAGAATGAAGGTCGTCTCAGCAAGATTCATCTCGCGCGCAAGCGCCTGCATCTGCTCGGTCGAGAGTCCGCGAGCGTCGGTAAAGATCGCGAGCTGATTCCCTTCCAGTGGACGATCGGTGAAGACATCCATCAAGACGTACGGCAGGCGACGACGAGTGGCGCTGATCATGACAGTCATGGTAAACGCAGGTCGATGCGCGGGTAGGGCTTCAGCTTTGCGGTATAGCCGC
This region of Terriglobales bacterium genomic DNA includes:
- a CDS encoding PhzF family phenazine biosynthesis protein; amino-acid sequence: MTVMISATRRRLPYVLMDVFTDRPLEGNQLAIFTDARGLSTEQMQALAREMNLAETTFILPREAEEERREGTRVRIFTVQEELPFAGHPTLGTAYYLHRFGGSKEIWLDLKVGKIPVRFREEDPGKSFGEMRQRDAEAGLVHNKEEVARAAGLALDEITPHLPVQTFSTGLPFIIVPVISLQAIRKAGPWSNLAEYLERSDGKFFYFVTAETVDPQSKLHARMPFYNGDDPATGSAAGCCAAWMAAHGVIERGETAIIEQGIEVHRPSRIYVRAEKSGDKVVNVHVGGYCVEVARGEIWI